A stretch of the Chlorobiota bacterium genome encodes the following:
- a CDS encoding magnesium chelatase subunit H has translation MESYKIQITWIASEASRNSLLCSVNSELDLNFNLNTNILFFASNRLPYSNFELQESFSKSNIIIISHIILDEEVKVVLENLKYLKKNCTIVVVSSSSELMRLTRLGTFEMSAYVKDKNEEFDSPKVEPKIKTILKALTGNLDIAPYLKDIMVLAPKLLKLLPIKKATDIRRYIECYLYMIEQSKENICSMILMLTDIYSDNYKGLFKNKYSKPILYPQDGIYHPASEIIFTNQSDYLNFTKTKFDKYVGLILLRGSVISSDTIVIDSLIDGFESRGIGVIPAFSSSFDYRIAIEKYILFDDNIKVDALISLTGFPLVGGHVQSDIESSSKSLSSYNLPYYSPLSLLFQTINEWQNSDYGLSPVQTALHVSLPELDGAIEPIVLGGISDFKSSATISKRLDLFVERVIKRIDLKYKINFDKKIAITIFSFPPNKGTVGTAAYLDVFDSLINTLLKLKEEGYDVDLPLSKDQIINDIISGSDKLASVETAELNVADSMSVNQYVEFAGKQIIDRVSALWGNPPGNLNTNGIRINIFGKYYGKIFVGVQPSFGYEGDPMRLLFAKGASPHHGFLAYYLWIENVYKADAHIHFGTHGALEFMPGKQVGLSENCFPDIMINTLPNFYLYALNNPSEATIAKRRSLASIVSYNTPPLEFAGLYRELNSLKEIISNYREFEFDVKKSKQIFELIIIKSEDLNLTSDIGFIDIDADSTEIDLYVSKLYSTLAEIETRLIPAGLHTIGKSKTINEVIDLLMAISEYDRPEINIDSLVIQISNLFDIDYLFLQNNLQASNYKAVNKIAFVKNICREVLNELLLSDSNTALLKLKSFTNKKFSHKTFLNIFKYLKKVSVNATTDNELSSLISVMNSGYTPPAKGGDPVRSPDVLPSGRNIHALDPAGVPSAIAVRNARKVVEIMLNKNIELTGKYPESIGMILWGLDNIKTHGEAIAQAFILIGVEPKPNSFGRISRLKVIPLNELNRPRIDVTIEASGIFRDIFGIQIHLLDEAIKLVANLDEPLDENFVRKRSLEISDELSLDFDTASSRIFSNAPGAYGTNVEYAVGLSAWKTQENLADVFVKRKSFLYGKNINGELNDNLLKSLAKGIDTTFQNLDSSEVGITDVDHYFEYLGGLTNLVATQREGKKPISLVADTTTSNPKVRTLENTIRLEARTKILNPKWYSSMIKHGYQGVEEIRKRFDYTYGFSATAQAVESWVYDEVFNIYFRDIEMSNNMQNLNIHSYNLFSNRLLESYNRGYWKATQMQLDKLQKLNEEIEDKLEGIL, from the coding sequence TTGGAAAGTTATAAAATTCAGATAACATGGATTGCATCTGAAGCCTCAAGAAACTCATTATTATGTAGCGTGAATTCAGAGTTAGATTTGAATTTTAATTTAAATACTAACATACTTTTCTTCGCTTCAAATAGATTACCATATTCAAATTTTGAACTTCAAGAATCATTTTCAAAATCTAATATTATAATAATATCTCATATAATTTTAGATGAAGAAGTAAAGGTTGTACTCGAGAACTTGAAATATTTAAAAAAGAATTGTACAATTGTAGTTGTCTCTTCTTCTTCTGAGTTAATGAGGTTAACTAGACTTGGCACTTTTGAGATGAGTGCTTATGTTAAAGACAAAAATGAAGAATTTGATTCACCTAAAGTTGAACCGAAGATTAAAACAATCTTAAAAGCCTTAACTGGGAATCTCGATATTGCGCCATACCTAAAGGATATTATGGTTTTAGCCCCAAAACTTTTGAAATTATTACCAATAAAAAAAGCTACTGATATTAGAAGATACATTGAATGCTATTTGTATATGATTGAGCAATCAAAAGAAAATATTTGCTCTATGATTTTAATGTTAACAGATATTTATTCTGATAATTACAAAGGTTTATTTAAAAATAAATATTCCAAACCAATTCTATATCCACAAGATGGTATATATCACCCAGCCTCAGAAATTATTTTTACAAATCAATCAGATTATCTAAATTTTACAAAAACTAAATTTGATAAATATGTTGGTTTAATCCTTTTAAGAGGTAGCGTTATATCTTCAGATACTATTGTTATTGACTCACTTATTGATGGCTTTGAAAGTCGTGGAATAGGTGTTATACCAGCATTTTCGAGCTCATTTGATTACAGAATTGCAATAGAAAAATATATTTTATTTGATGACAATATTAAAGTCGATGCCTTAATATCTTTAACAGGATTTCCTTTAGTTGGTGGTCATGTTCAAAGTGATATAGAAAGTTCTTCAAAGTCATTATCAAGTTATAATCTTCCATATTATTCACCTTTAAGTCTTTTATTTCAAACTATAAATGAATGGCAAAATTCAGATTATGGATTGTCTCCAGTTCAAACTGCTTTACATGTTTCTTTACCAGAACTTGATGGAGCTATTGAGCCAATTGTTTTAGGTGGAATTTCAGACTTTAAATCTAGTGCAACAATTTCTAAAAGATTAGATCTTTTTGTTGAAAGAGTAATAAAAAGAATTGACCTAAAGTATAAAATAAATTTTGATAAAAAAATTGCTATAACAATTTTTTCTTTTCCACCAAACAAAGGAACAGTTGGTACGGCAGCTTATCTGGATGTTTTTGATAGTTTGATTAATACACTTTTAAAATTAAAAGAAGAAGGTTATGATGTTGATCTTCCTTTAAGTAAAGATCAAATTATTAATGATATAATTTCAGGTTCAGATAAATTAGCCTCAGTTGAAACTGCTGAACTTAATGTTGCAGATTCGATGTCAGTAAATCAATATGTTGAATTTGCTGGTAAGCAGATAATTGATAGGGTTTCAGCTCTTTGGGGAAATCCTCCTGGCAACTTAAATACTAATGGAATAAGAATAAATATTTTTGGGAAATATTATGGGAAAATATTTGTAGGAGTTCAACCCTCATTTGGGTATGAAGGTGACCCAATGAGGTTATTGTTTGCAAAAGGTGCATCACCTCATCATGGATTTTTAGCATATTATTTATGGATAGAAAATGTTTATAAAGCTGATGCCCATATACATTTTGGAACACACGGTGCATTAGAATTTATGCCTGGAAAACAAGTTGGTTTAAGTGAAAATTGCTTTCCTGATATAATGATTAACACACTCCCAAATTTTTATTTATACGCCCTAAATAATCCAAGTGAAGCAACTATTGCCAAAAGAAGATCTTTAGCAAGTATTGTAAGCTATAATACTCCACCGTTAGAGTTTGCAGGACTTTACAGAGAATTAAATTCATTGAAAGAAATAATTTCAAACTATAGAGAATTTGAATTTGATGTTAAGAAATCAAAACAAATTTTTGAGTTGATTATAATAAAATCTGAAGATCTAAATCTAACTAGTGATATTGGATTTATAGATATTGATGCAGATAGTACTGAAATTGATCTTTATGTATCTAAACTATATTCCACTCTTGCTGAAATAGAAACTAGACTCATACCAGCAGGCTTACATACAATTGGTAAATCAAAAACTATTAATGAAGTAATAGATTTGTTAATGGCAATTTCAGAATATGATAGGCCTGAAATTAATATTGATTCATTAGTAATTCAAATTTCGAATTTATTTGATATAGATTATTTGTTTTTACAAAACAACCTGCAAGCAAGCAATTATAAGGCAGTGAATAAAATTGCATTTGTAAAAAATATTTGTAGAGAAGTTTTAAATGAACTTTTATTAAGTGATTCAAATACTGCTTTATTGAAATTAAAATCTTTTACAAATAAAAAATTTTCCCATAAAACATTTTTAAATATTTTCAAATACCTAAAAAAAGTTTCAGTTAATGCCACAACCGATAATGAGTTAAGCTCATTAATTTCGGTAATGAACTCAGGTTATACTCCACCTGCAAAAGGTGGTGATCCTGTTAGAAGCCCTGATGTACTTCCTTCTGGAAGAAATATTCATGCTCTAGATCCAGCAGGAGTTCCATCAGCAATTGCTGTAAGAAATGCTAGAAAAGTGGTTGAGATAATGTTAAATAAAAATATCGAACTTACAGGTAAATACCCTGAAAGTATTGGTATGATTTTATGGGGATTAGATAATATAAAAACTCATGGTGAGGCTATTGCTCAAGCTTTTATTCTTATAGGTGTAGAACCAAAACCTAATTCATTTGGTAGAATTTCAAGATTAAAAGTTATCCCTTTAAATGAATTAAACAGACCAAGAATTGATGTAACTATTGAAGCTAGTGGAATTTTCAGAGATATATTTGGAATTCAAATTCATTTATTAGATGAAGCAATTAAGCTAGTTGCTAATTTGGATGAACCTTTAGATGAAAATTTTGTTCGTAAAAGATCTTTAGAAATATCCGATGAATTAAGTTTAGATTTTGATACTGCCTCAAGCAGAATTTTCTCTAATGCTCCTGGAGCTTACGGTACAAATGTTGAATATGCTGTTGGTCTTTCTGCATGGAAGACACAAGAAAATTTAGCAGATGTATTTGTAAAACGAAAATCTTTTCTTTATGGTAAAAATATTAATGGTGAGTTAAATGATAATCTTTTAAAGTCGCTTGCTAAAGGAATTGATACAACATTTCAAAATCTAGATTCAAGTGAAGTTGGAATTACAGATGTTGATCATTATTTTGAATATCTTGGTGGACTTACAAACTTGGTTGCAACTCAACGTGAAGGGAAAAAACCAATCTCTTTGGTAGCCGATACAACAACTTCAAACCCTAAAGTTCGAACACTTGAGAATACTATTAGGCTTGAAGCTAGAACAAAAATTCTAAACCCAAAATGGTATTCATCTATGATTAAACATGGATATCAAGGAGTTGAGGAAATTAGAAAAAGATTTGATTATACATACGGATTTAGCGCGACTGCACAAGCAGTTGAAAGCTGGGTTTATGATGAAGTTTTCAATATTTATTTTAGAGATATTGAAATGAGTAATAATATGCAAAATTTAAATATTCACTCTTACAATTTATTTTCAAATAGATTGTTAGAAAGTTATAATAGAGGTTATTGGAAGGCTACACAAATGCAATTAGATAAATTGCAAAAATTAAATGAAGAAATAGAAGATAAACTTGAGGGGATTTTATAA
- a CDS encoding HAD family hydrolase: MSNKAIFFDRDGVINLRYIDNYVKSTDDFVFHKDIFQILPKVKTLNYKAIVITNQRCISRGIISESKLSEIHNFMQDELMNNCGFNFNAIYYCPHEKEFGCDCRKPKPGMILKASLDIDIDLSNSWMIGDSISDIEAGENAGCKTAYLNKNSYKSKANITGETLTEIWDKIIQY; encoded by the coding sequence TTGAGTAACAAAGCAATATTTTTTGATAGAGATGGAGTAATCAATTTGAGATATATAGACAATTATGTAAAATCAACAGATGATTTTGTATTTCATAAAGATATATTTCAAATACTTCCAAAAGTGAAAACATTAAATTATAAAGCTATAGTAATTACTAATCAAAGATGTATTTCAAGAGGTATAATATCAGAATCCAAGCTATCTGAAATTCATAACTTTATGCAAGATGAGTTAATGAATAATTGTGGTTTTAATTTCAATGCTATTTATTACTGCCCTCATGAAAAAGAATTTGGCTGTGATTGTCGTAAACCTAAGCCTGGAATGATATTAAAAGCGAGTCTTGATATTGATATAGATTTATCTAATTCTTGGATGATAGGTGATTCAATAAGTGATATAGAAGCAGGAGAAAATGCTGGTTGTAAAACTGCTTACTTGAATAAAAATTCTTACAAAAGTAAAGCAAATATTACAGGGGAAACTTTGACTGAAATTTGGGATAAGATAATCCAATACTAA
- a CDS encoding glycosyltransferase, with protein MLHIIYRSYGGENLKNRPDFYSKLVCLYSFIDSVLMIDEEVKLIFMNDGPIQDDKIEVMKKYGDIISLPSLGNSPSFREALNLALNLSDSDLVYFAEDDYLYKPEAFKNMLLAFKELPNVDYITLFDHSDRYIRKDDSLGGKCKIFITINLHWRTCESTCMTFGARVSTFKKDKKKFYSISILDIPEDRILWRYLLGQKKYFYKFPKRILVSPIPSLCSHIDLNGLAPIVDWGELSTFIREKYSID; from the coding sequence ATGCTTCATATTATTTACAGATCTTATGGTGGAGAAAATTTAAAAAATAGACCTGATTTTTATAGTAAATTAGTTTGCTTATATAGTTTTATAGATTCTGTTTTGATGATTGATGAAGAAGTTAAATTAATTTTTATGAATGATGGACCAATACAGGATGATAAAATTGAAGTTATGAAAAAGTACGGTGATATTATCTCTTTACCCAGTTTAGGAAATAGCCCATCTTTTAGAGAAGCCCTTAATTTAGCTCTAAATTTATCAGATTCTGATTTAGTTTATTTTGCAGAAGATGATTATCTCTACAAACCTGAAGCTTTTAAAAACATGTTGTTAGCTTTTAAGGAATTACCAAATGTTGATTATATAACTTTATTTGATCATTCTGATAGATATATACGTAAAGATGATTCATTAGGAGGAAAGTGTAAAATCTTTATTACAATAAATTTACATTGGAGAACATGCGAATCAACATGTATGACATTTGGAGCAAGAGTTTCAACATTTAAAAAAGATAAAAAAAAATTCTATTCAATTTCAATTCTTGATATACCAGAGGACAGAATTTTATGGAGGTATTTACTTGGTCAAAAAAAATATTTTTATAAATTTCCAAAACGAATTTTAGTTAGCCCAATCCCGTCATTATGTAGCCATATTGATTTAAATGGGTTAGCTCCAATTGTAGATTGGGGTGAGTTATCAACTTTTATTAGAGAAAAATATTCTATTGATTAA
- a CDS encoding SPOR domain-containing protein has product MKIEKLIILFTIILSISTLNKLSAQNYDNDCKTILKLYESGKKDSAYVLIEPLKKKAPYSVSVLYTRAQMTPDARAISLYERIIALEPNGTFTERALYQLVRRHTENKDSLSAFTWLGLLKERFPSSANLKAAESAINSIVSWKGDLALPIKNAKPDVNLGTTSQTPNTDKAITTADKKETKPNTDTKEVKSKKDFITGIALQLGVFPSKDLAEKAMDKVMETFPDLRLEALPKMVEGKKMYALITGPYKTIDLAKKSALALTGACNCKPFPVNVE; this is encoded by the coding sequence ATGAAAATCGAGAAATTAATAATTTTATTCACAATAATATTATCAATTAGTACGCTAAACAAATTGAGTGCACAAAATTACGATAACGATTGTAAAACGATTTTAAAACTTTATGAATCGGGTAAAAAAGATAGCGCATATGTGTTAATCGAACCTTTAAAGAAAAAAGCTCCTTACAGTGTAAGTGTTCTTTACACAAGAGCACAAATGACACCAGATGCAAGGGCAATATCTTTGTACGAAAGAATTATAGCATTAGAGCCAAATGGAACATTCACAGAAAGAGCACTTTATCAATTAGTTCGTAGGCATACAGAAAACAAAGATTCATTATCAGCATTTACATGGTTAGGTTTGCTAAAAGAACGATTCCCATCATCAGCTAATTTAAAGGCTGCAGAATCTGCAATAAATTCAATTGTATCTTGGAAAGGAGATTTAGCATTACCAATTAAGAATGCAAAACCAGATGTTAACTTAGGAACAACATCACAAACCCCAAACACCGATAAAGCTATAACAACTGCTGATAAAAAAGAAACTAAACCTAATACTGATACTAAAGAAGTAAAATCAAAAAAGGATTTTATTACTGGTATTGCTTTGCAATTGGGAGTATTTCCATCAAAAGATTTAGCAGAAAAAGCAATGGATAAAGTTATGGAAACATTTCCTGATTTAAGGTTAGAAGCTTTGCCTAAAATGGTGGAAGGGAAAAAAATGTATGCTTTGATTACAGGACCATATAAAACAATTGATTTGGCTAAGAAGAGTGCTTTGGCTTTAACTGGAGCTTGTAATTGTAAGCCTTTCCCAGTTAATGTTGAATAA
- a CDS encoding alpha-ketoglutarate-dependent dioxygenase AlkB — MVNILPYKGIVNYYGKIFNDTETSYFYNSLLNNIVWKNDEAFIFGRLIITKRKVAWYGDSEFEYTYSNITKKALPWTEELKVIKQVIEEKLNEKFNSCLLNLYHNGNEGMAWHSDGEKDLKKNGAIASLSLGSERKFSFKCKSTKEVVSLKLENGSLLLMKGETQLHWLHKLPPTKLHLEPRINLTFRTIEYK, encoded by the coding sequence ATGGTAAATATACTTCCTTATAAAGGTATTGTAAATTATTATGGAAAAATTTTCAATGATACAGAAACAAGTTACTTTTATAATTCATTATTAAATAATATTGTTTGGAAAAATGATGAAGCATTTATATTTGGTAGATTAATTATAACAAAAAGAAAAGTTGCATGGTATGGTGATTCTGAATTTGAATATACTTATTCCAATATTACAAAAAAAGCTTTGCCATGGACTGAGGAATTGAAAGTGATAAAACAAGTAATAGAAGAAAAGTTGAATGAGAAATTCAATTCATGCTTACTTAATTTATATCATAATGGGAATGAGGGAATGGCGTGGCATAGTGATGGAGAAAAAGACCTAAAAAAAAATGGAGCTATTGCATCATTAAGCTTAGGTTCTGAAAGAAAATTTTCATTTAAATGCAAGAGTACTAAAGAGGTTGTAAGTTTGAAATTAGAAAATGGAAGTTTGTTATTGATGAAAGGTGAAACACAACTTCATTGGCTTCATAAGCTCCCTCCAACAAAACTTCATTTAGAACCAAGAATAAATTTAACTTTTAGAACAATTGAATATAAATAG
- a CDS encoding class I SAM-dependent methyltransferase, with product MNEFWKYRFSDSIELVNTFDELPLWSAMFGLLFFKHFELKQYNRVLDIGSGTGFPLFELAERLGSNCKCFGIDLWKNANDRANKKILIYNLDNVEIIEGTGENLPFEDMSIDLIVSNLGINNFSNPQKVFNECKRVLNSGSNLVITTNLNGHWVEFYKVFEETLIELNKTNLISGLRLHQEHRGSLKSVSNLYSNNGFKLIRIIEDIVEMKFLNGSAFLNHHFIKLGWLGSWLELIPQKDWEMVFTSLENNLNSFADKNGGLTLTVPMAYIEGQKL from the coding sequence ATGAATGAATTTTGGAAATATAGATTTAGTGATTCAATTGAGTTAGTAAATACTTTTGATGAACTTCCTTTGTGGAGTGCAATGTTTGGTCTTTTATTTTTTAAACATTTTGAGCTTAAGCAATACAATAGAGTACTCGACATTGGCTCGGGTACTGGCTTTCCGTTGTTTGAATTAGCAGAAAGGCTTGGGTCAAACTGTAAATGTTTTGGAATTGATCTTTGGAAAAATGCAAATGATAGAGCAAATAAGAAAATTTTAATTTATAATTTAGATAATGTTGAAATTATAGAAGGAACTGGTGAGAATTTGCCTTTTGAAGATATGAGTATTGATCTAATTGTTTCAAATTTAGGAATTAATAATTTTAGTAATCCTCAAAAGGTATTTAATGAATGTAAAAGAGTTTTAAATTCTGGTAGCAATTTAGTTATTACTACGAATCTTAATGGACATTGGGTAGAATTTTACAAAGTTTTTGAAGAGACTTTAATTGAATTAAACAAAACTAATTTGATAAGTGGGTTAAGGTTACATCAAGAACATAGAGGTTCATTGAAAAGTGTTTCTAACTTATACTCTAATAATGGATTTAAGTTGATTAGAATTATTGAAGATATTGTTGAAATGAAATTTTTAAATGGTTCAGCATTCTTGAATCATCATTTTATTAAATTAGGTTGGTTAGGTTCTTGGTTAGAATTAATTCCACAAAAAGATTGGGAAATGGTGTTTACATCACTAGAGAATAATTTAAACAGTTTTGCAGACAAAAATGGAGGATTAACTCTAACTGTACCAATGGCTTATATTGAAGGTCAAAAGTTGTAG
- a CDS encoding DUF420 domain-containing protein — MLPSSISINDKKAKFIIYSLSVIVFLTVALLGRTKINSPFSFDIHLLSTINAIINSSVSLLLVCALISVKKKNYILHKKLMLSCVILSSLFLIFYIMYHLFAIETKYGGEGTMKYIYYFILSTHIILAAIILPFILFTTYRGLTGEYDKHSKLARKTFPIWLYVTISGVVVYLFISPYYS; from the coding sequence ATGTTACCTTCATCAATTAGTATAAATGATAAAAAGGCAAAATTTATAATTTATTCTTTATCTGTAATCGTCTTTTTAACTGTTGCTCTTTTAGGAAGAACAAAAATTAATTCTCCTTTTTCATTTGATATACATTTACTTTCAACTATTAATGCAATTATAAATTCTTCAGTTTCTTTATTACTTGTTTGTGCTTTAATTTCTGTAAAGAAAAAAAATTATATTCTCCATAAAAAGTTGATGCTTTCATGTGTAATCCTATCTTCACTTTTTTTAATCTTTTATATTATGTATCATTTATTTGCAATTGAAACAAAATATGGTGGTGAAGGTACTATGAAATACATTTATTACTTCATATTATCAACCCATATAATTTTAGCTGCTATTATATTACCTTTTATTTTATTTACTACTTATAGAGGATTAACAGGTGAATATGACAAACACTCAAAACTTGCAAGGAAAACATTCCCTATATGGTTGTATGTAACTATTTCTGGAGTTGTTGTTTACTTATTTATTAGTCCATATTATTCATAG
- a CDS encoding sulfite exporter TauE/SafE family protein: MFIIIIIGLITGFSAGALGIGGAVLGTPLLKIIANFPDYLALATPLPAVVPAAISGAIAYSKQKLLRLEVAKHSLIFAIPFSILGSYITKFTPSYLLMIITGLLLIQSGFSFIKKGFFSSEIQVLNVSPKININKNAIFLSGIVAGFLSGFLAVGGGIIFVPSFMKFCNLSLKESLATSLFCVAVLAIPGIITHSFLGHIDWNAALILAASVIPASYIGATFSSKLKNNTISRYYGIFILLFAFIFIYNSLINIK, translated from the coding sequence ATGTTTATCATCATTATAATAGGATTGATTACTGGATTTTCAGCTGGAGCATTAGGCATAGGAGGTGCAGTTCTTGGAACTCCCTTACTAAAAATTATTGCTAATTTTCCAGATTATTTAGCGCTTGCAACTCCTTTGCCAGCTGTTGTACCTGCTGCAATATCAGGTGCAATTGCTTATTCAAAACAGAAATTACTTAGGCTTGAAGTTGCAAAACATTCCTTAATTTTTGCTATTCCTTTTAGTATTTTAGGTAGCTATATAACAAAATTTACTCCTTCTTATTTGTTAATGATTATTACTGGATTATTGTTAATTCAATCTGGTTTCTCCTTTATAAAAAAAGGTTTTTTTAGTTCAGAAATTCAAGTGTTAAATGTTAGTCCAAAAATAAATATCAATAAAAATGCTATCTTTCTTTCAGGTATTGTTGCCGGATTTTTATCAGGATTTTTAGCAGTTGGTGGTGGAATTATATTTGTCCCATCTTTTATGAAATTTTGCAATTTATCATTGAAGGAGTCTTTAGCCACTTCTCTTTTTTGTGTAGCAGTTTTAGCTATTCCAGGAATTATTACTCATTCTTTTTTAGGGCATATTGACTGGAATGCTGCATTGATTTTAGCAGCATCTGTTATTCCTGCAAGTTATATTGGTGCCACTTTTTCATCCAAATTAAAAAATAATACTATATCAAGATACTACGGTATTTTTATTCTACTTTTTGCTTTTATTTTCATTTATAATAGCTTAATAAATATTAAATGA
- a CDS encoding GNAT family N-acetyltransferase, translated as MENKAYKIITQNLCIRCYDFNDAKLLKDSIDESIIHLSEFMPWAKFEPETISQKEDRIINWIDNFNENKDFIYGIFNRNNSKLFGGTGLHTRQGEGILEIGYWINVNEANKGYATEATKALMFVAFNIIGIEKLEIRCNSLNTNSIKIPTKLGFTNEYEFRVIEKDKAGNRFVHKVFTMFKEEYLNNQFDKIKIFDLNNNIIL; from the coding sequence ATGGAAAACAAAGCTTATAAAATAATAACTCAAAACCTATGTATTAGATGCTATGATTTTAATGATGCAAAGTTATTAAAGGATTCTATAGATGAGAGTATTATTCATTTATCAGAATTTATGCCATGGGCAAAATTTGAGCCTGAAACTATATCTCAAAAGGAAGATAGGATTATAAATTGGATTGATAATTTTAATGAAAATAAAGATTTCATCTATGGAATTTTTAATCGTAATAATTCTAAATTATTTGGCGGTACAGGATTGCATACAAGGCAAGGAGAGGGAATTCTTGAAATTGGATATTGGATAAATGTGAATGAAGCAAACAAAGGATATGCAACAGAAGCCACTAAAGCATTAATGTTTGTTGCTTTTAATATTATTGGAATTGAAAAATTAGAAATTAGATGTAATTCATTGAATACAAATAGCATCAAAATACCCACAAAGCTAGGTTTTACTAATGAATATGAATTTAGAGTGATTGAAAAAGATAAAGCTGGAAATAGATTTGTTCACAAAGTATTTACCATGTTTAAAGAAGAATATCTAAATAATCAATTTGATAAAATAAAAATATTTGATTTAAATAATAATATAATTTTGTAA
- a CDS encoding DinB family protein: MSNNNIYKEFEQVYSYWLDELAKYSDNQLEFNIDSESWTIGQLYMHLINSTLNFHLKQVGVCISSSENRKGRKSFKGIYCFIFLKKFPPIKIKVPPSEAYTPKQPESKAIIVAGFQNVKEEMEKILSKFKNNKNGKTPHPAFSFLNADEWYKLVLMHWNHHILQKERIDKIMNQ; this comes from the coding sequence ATGTCTAATAATAATATTTATAAAGAATTTGAACAAGTATATTCATATTGGTTGGATGAATTAGCTAAATATTCTGATAATCAATTAGAGTTTAATATTGATTCAGAAAGTTGGACTATTGGTCAGCTTTACATGCATTTAATTAATTCAACTTTAAATTTTCATTTGAAACAAGTTGGGGTTTGTATTTCAAGCTCAGAAAATCGAAAAGGTAGGAAGAGTTTTAAAGGTATTTATTGCTTTATTTTTCTGAAAAAATTTCCTCCTATTAAAATTAAAGTCCCTCCTTCAGAGGCTTATACACCTAAACAACCTGAATCAAAAGCAATTATTGTAGCAGGGTTTCAAAATGTTAAAGAAGAAATGGAAAAAATATTATCGAAATTTAAAAATAATAAGAATGGCAAAACACCACACCCAGCATTTTCTTTTCTTAATGCTGATGAATGGTATAAACTTGTTTTAATGCATTGGAACCATCATATTTTACAAAAGGAAAGAATTGATAAAATTATGAATCAGTAA